In a single window of the Atlantibacter hermannii genome:
- the hlyIB_1 gene encoding toxin RTX-I translocation ATP-binding protein produces MDEPTSSMDNTSEDLIKKALQPFISDKTVLLVTHRASMLSLVDRLIILDNGKIIADGPKETVMNALKKGQIHANR; encoded by the coding sequence ATGGATGAACCTACCAGTTCCATGGATAACACCAGCGAAGACCTGATTAAAAAGGCGCTTCAACCTTTCATCAGCGATAAAACCGTGCTGCTGGTGACGCATCGCGCCTCGATGCTGTCGCTGGTCGACCGCTTGATTATTCTCGATAACGGCAAAATCATTGCCGATGGTCCGAAAGAGACCGTCATGAATGCGTTGAAAAAGGGGCAGATCCATGCGAATCGCTGA
- the bepC_2 gene encoding putative outer membrane protein tolC precursor — protein sequence MNYRKNLMLGLTLPFMTLSMAHATTLENAIKHTLVTHPEISASANRRYSADHDLQAAKGGYLPTLNLEAGTGWEQTDNASTRASGDHLREMNRSESSINLRQNLFNGFATTSEVARQKATVNSRAFNVMDTSETTALQVVQSYLDVLMREKMVALAQENLTNHERIFDQITLRTEQGVGRLADHEQAEARLAQARNNLLTEQTNLEDARANYQSVTGMEADNLTLPAKFAVPASLEEARKIALENSPLLKLADSDVEATRQQYEAAKSRFYPEVNMEVGRTMDNNIDGTRGHNQEWQAMVRMRYNLFNGGSDKATLSSYAYRTKEAEDVKRNALRQLNEELRLSWNALRNAEQQVPIAKEYADRSMTVRTAYQEQFSLGDRSLLDMLDSENEVFSAQRRYVELQFVEMFSTYRINARMGELLKAMSIQPPTAAQPLDAQQTTQAELPDLQ from the coding sequence ATGAATTACCGTAAGAACTTAATGTTAGGGCTCACGTTGCCTTTTATGACATTAAGCATGGCGCATGCCACAACGCTTGAAAATGCGATTAAACATACCCTGGTAACCCATCCTGAAATCAGCGCTTCGGCTAACCGGCGTTACTCTGCCGATCACGATTTGCAGGCCGCGAAAGGCGGTTATTTACCCACGCTGAATCTGGAAGCGGGCACGGGTTGGGAGCAAACCGATAATGCCAGCACCCGCGCATCCGGCGATCACCTGCGCGAAATGAACCGCAGTGAATCGAGTATTAATCTGCGTCAGAACCTGTTTAATGGTTTCGCCACCACCAGCGAAGTCGCCCGTCAAAAGGCGACCGTCAATTCCCGTGCATTTAACGTGATGGATACCAGCGAAACTACCGCGCTTCAGGTAGTGCAAAGCTATCTGGATGTGTTGATGCGGGAGAAAATGGTGGCGCTGGCCCAGGAGAACCTGACCAACCACGAACGTATTTTCGATCAAATTACGCTGCGAACCGAGCAGGGCGTAGGCCGTCTGGCGGATCACGAACAGGCGGAAGCTCGTCTGGCCCAGGCGCGTAATAATCTGCTGACCGAGCAGACCAACCTGGAAGACGCCCGTGCGAATTACCAGAGCGTGACCGGTATGGAAGCCGACAATTTAACCCTGCCGGCAAAGTTCGCCGTGCCCGCTTCGCTGGAAGAGGCCCGTAAAATCGCGCTGGAAAACAGCCCGCTGTTAAAGCTGGCGGATTCCGATGTTGAAGCGACCCGTCAGCAATACGAAGCCGCGAAATCCCGCTTTTATCCGGAAGTGAATATGGAAGTGGGCCGCACGATGGATAACAACATTGACGGCACCCGCGGCCACAACCAGGAGTGGCAGGCGATGGTGCGGATGCGCTACAACCTGTTCAACGGCGGCAGCGATAAAGCCACGCTCTCTTCCTACGCCTATCGCACTAAAGAAGCCGAGGATGTGAAACGCAATGCGCTGCGCCAGTTGAACGAAGAGCTACGCCTGTCGTGGAACGCCCTGCGCAATGCGGAACAACAGGTGCCGATCGCTAAAGAGTACGCCGACCGCAGTATGACGGTCCGTACGGCGTATCAGGAACAATTCAGCCTGGGCGACCGCTCCCTGTTGGATATGCTCGACAGTGAAAATGAAGTTTTCAGCGCCCAGCGCCGATATGTTGAGTTGCAGTTTGTTGAAATGTTCTCGACCTACCGGATTAATGCGCGCATGGGCGAGCTGCTGAAAGCGATGTCGATTCAACCGCCGACGGCCGCGCAGCCGCTCGATGCACAGCAAACGACGCAAGCGGAATTACCCGATCTCCAGTAA
- the hlyIB_2 gene encoding toxin RTX-I translocation ATP-binding protein: protein MALINDLTDIQDDSYQGTSRHDPRLNHDDPLLDCLMVICKLHGIITSRNVLTAGLPLESHRLTLSAIPRAAQRAGLKARVIQRPVTKMTALSLPAILMMHNGQAAVLTALEGEKAHLMPGETEGGAITLDIAELEKLYAGKAIFIQPIHEYDTQPTALIPRTKAWFQDTLKLSKFLYLDAVVASFLINLIALCSPLFVMNVYDRVVPNQATATLWVLAIGITIAYVFDLILKILRSVCLDIAGKKTDLIVSAALFERLLGMKMKLRPPRVGSFAQNFQDYQSLRDFLSSLTLTALIDFPFTLLILAVVGIIGGPLVFIPLLAYPVAMLVNWLIQRPLIATIQKTFKLSSERQAMLVETLSGLDAIKLNNAQSERQYQWEQIIGSLSKLELRVKSLSYVAVNFTHWLQQACGVIMIVGGVYLIISGHLSMGGLIACYLLNRRAMLPIGQLCSLITRYQRAKMTKHTIDGMMELEQETQQDEVPLKRETLSGAIEFRNVTFRYPGSQQVSLNNISLTVTPGEKIGIIGRSGSGKSSLAKLLVGFYQPDEGSVLIDGIDARQIDVHDLRHNIGYAPQDIHLFNGTLRDNLLCGASYVDDETMLRVAEATGVHDFARRHPSGYNMQVGERGMNLSGGQRQAITLARSLLLDPPGVING, encoded by the coding sequence ATGGCACTGATCAACGACTTAACCGATATTCAGGATGACTCTTATCAGGGAACGAGCCGACATGACCCGAGGCTGAATCACGACGATCCGCTGCTGGATTGTCTGATGGTGATCTGCAAATTGCACGGCATCATCACCAGCCGTAATGTGCTGACAGCCGGGTTGCCGCTGGAGTCACACCGCCTGACGCTGAGCGCGATCCCCCGCGCCGCGCAGCGCGCCGGGCTTAAAGCCCGGGTGATCCAGCGCCCTGTTACGAAAATGACGGCGCTTTCGCTGCCCGCCATTCTGATGATGCACAACGGCCAGGCCGCAGTGTTAACGGCGCTGGAAGGTGAAAAAGCCCACCTGATGCCCGGTGAAACCGAAGGCGGCGCCATCACCCTCGACATTGCCGAGCTGGAGAAACTCTACGCGGGCAAAGCCATTTTCATTCAGCCGATACATGAGTACGACACCCAGCCGACGGCGCTGATCCCGCGCACCAAAGCCTGGTTTCAGGACACGCTGAAACTGTCGAAATTTTTGTATCTGGATGCGGTCGTCGCAAGTTTTCTAATTAACCTGATCGCGCTGTGCTCGCCACTCTTCGTGATGAACGTCTATGACCGCGTCGTGCCCAATCAGGCCACTGCCACGCTGTGGGTGCTGGCCATCGGCATCACCATTGCGTATGTCTTCGATCTGATACTGAAAATATTACGCAGCGTCTGCCTGGATATTGCCGGGAAGAAAACCGATTTGATCGTCTCGGCGGCGCTGTTTGAACGCCTGCTGGGCATGAAGATGAAACTACGTCCGCCGCGGGTGGGCAGTTTCGCGCAGAATTTCCAGGATTATCAGTCGCTGCGCGATTTTCTTTCGTCCCTGACGCTGACGGCGCTGATCGATTTCCCGTTCACCCTGCTGATCCTGGCGGTGGTGGGTATTATCGGCGGGCCATTGGTGTTTATCCCGCTGCTGGCCTACCCGGTCGCCATGCTGGTGAACTGGCTGATCCAGCGCCCGCTGATCGCCACCATCCAGAAAACGTTTAAGCTGTCGAGTGAACGCCAGGCGATGCTGGTGGAAACCTTAAGCGGCCTGGACGCCATTAAACTGAATAACGCCCAGAGCGAACGCCAGTACCAGTGGGAACAGATTATCGGCAGCCTCAGCAAGCTTGAGCTGCGGGTCAAATCGCTTTCCTACGTGGCGGTGAATTTCACCCACTGGCTTCAGCAGGCCTGTGGCGTGATCATGATCGTCGGCGGCGTGTATTTAATTATCAGCGGCCATTTGAGCATGGGCGGGTTGATTGCCTGTTACCTGCTTAACCGCCGCGCCATGCTGCCCATCGGCCAGCTGTGCAGCCTGATCACCCGTTACCAGCGCGCCAAAATGACCAAGCACACCATCGACGGCATGATGGAGCTGGAGCAGGAAACGCAGCAGGACGAGGTGCCGTTAAAGCGCGAAACCCTGAGCGGCGCCATCGAGTTCCGCAATGTGACATTCCGCTATCCCGGTAGCCAGCAGGTGTCGCTGAACAACATTTCCCTGACCGTTACCCCGGGCGAAAAAATCGGCATCATTGGCCGCAGCGGCTCAGGCAAAAGTTCGCTGGCGAAACTGCTGGTGGGCTTCTACCAGCCGGACGAAGGCAGCGTGCTGATTGACGGCATCGATGCCCGCCAGATCGATGTGCACGACTTACGGCACAACATTGGCTACGCGCCCCAGGATATCCACCTGTTCAACGGGACGCTGCGTGACAACCTGCTGTGCGGGGCCAGCTATGTGGATGATGAAACCATGTTGCGTGTCGCCGAAGCCACCGGCGTTCACGACTTCGCCCGTCGCCATCCTTCAGGCTACAACATGCAGGTGGGTGAACGCGGGATGAATCTTTCCGGCGGCCAGCGCCAGGCGATCACCCTTGCCCGCTCGCTGCTGCTCGATCCCCCCGGTGTTATTAATGGATGA
- the thiI_2 gene encoding thiamine biosynthesis protein ThiI, whose amino-acid sequence MSATGTISWSAPKDENQAPEIRDALTRIPGIHHILEVDDVPFTSLHDIFEQTLANWRDQLEGKTFCVRVKRRGKHEFSSIEVERYVGGGLNQHIESAKVKLKNPDITVNLEIEDDRLLLVKARYEGQGGFPIGTQEDVLSLISGGFDSGVSSYMLMRRGCRVHYCFFNLGGAAHEIGVRQVAHYLWSRFGSSHRVRFVAINFEPVVGEILEKVDDGQMGVVLKRMMIRAASRIAERYGVQALVTGEALGQVSSQTLTNLRLIDNVSDTLVLRPLIAHDKEHIIDLARKIGTEDFARTMPEYCGVISKSPTVKAVKAKIEAEEANFDFSILDQVVEAATNVDIREIASQTEQEVVEVETVTGFGPNDAILDIRSVDEHDEKPLKVDGVEVVSLPFYKLSTKFGDLDQSKTWLLWCERGVMSRLQALYLREQGFNNVKVYRP is encoded by the coding sequence TTGTCCGCCACTGGGACCATATCGTGGTCCGCGCCAAAAGATGAAAACCAGGCGCCTGAAATCCGCGACGCGCTGACCCGCATTCCCGGCATCCACCATATTCTTGAAGTCGACGATGTGCCGTTTACCAGCCTGCACGATATTTTTGAGCAAACGCTGGCGAACTGGCGCGACCAACTGGAAGGCAAAACGTTTTGCGTGCGCGTAAAACGTCGCGGCAAACATGAGTTTAGCTCCATTGAGGTAGAACGCTACGTCGGCGGTGGCCTGAATCAGCATATCGAATCCGCGAAAGTAAAACTGAAGAACCCGGATATCACCGTCAATCTCGAAATCGAAGACGATCGCTTGCTGCTGGTGAAAGCCCGTTACGAAGGCCAGGGCGGCTTCCCCATCGGCACCCAGGAAGATGTGTTGTCGCTGATTTCCGGCGGCTTCGATTCCGGCGTATCCAGCTACATGCTGATGCGTCGCGGCTGTCGCGTGCATTACTGCTTCTTCAACCTGGGCGGTGCGGCTCATGAAATCGGCGTTCGCCAGGTGGCGCACTATCTGTGGAGCCGCTTTGGCAGCTCGCACCGCGTCCGTTTCGTTGCCATTAATTTCGAACCGGTGGTGGGCGAAATCCTTGAAAAAGTCGATGACGGCCAGATGGGTGTGGTGCTGAAGCGCATGATGATCCGTGCGGCCTCTCGCATCGCGGAACGCTACGGCGTACAGGCGCTGGTAACCGGCGAAGCGCTGGGCCAGGTGTCCAGCCAGACGCTGACCAACCTGCGTTTGATCGACAACGTCTCCGACACCCTGGTGCTGCGTCCGTTGATCGCCCATGACAAAGAACACATTATCGACCTGGCGCGTAAAATCGGCACTGAAGATTTTGCCCGCACCATGCCGGAATATTGCGGCGTGATTTCGAAAAGCCCGACCGTAAAAGCGGTGAAAGCGAAGATCGAAGCGGAAGAAGCTAACTTCGACTTTTCTATTCTCGATCAGGTTGTGGAAGCCGCGACTAACGTGGATATCCGTGAAATCGCCAGCCAAACCGAGCAGGAAGTGGTTGAAGTGGAAACCGTCACCGGGTTTGGCCCGAATGACGCCATCCTGGATATCCGTTCTGTCGACGAGCACGATGAAAAACCGTTGAAAGTCGACGGTGTCGAGGTGGTGTCGCTGCCGTTCTACAAACTGAGCACCAAATTCGGCGATTTGGATCAGAGTAAAACCTGGTTGCTGTGGTGCGAGCGCGGCGTGATGAGCCGTTTGCAGGCGCTGTACCTGCGCGAGCAGGGCTTTAACAACGTCAAAGTTTACCGCCCGTAA
- a CDS encoding Bacterial protein of uncharacterised function (DUF920) has protein sequence MRGLIAAPRNARWPFRALPFWLAWLLAISPGIEADWDFVAIDNSTQRLYGVATPQAQRRIDDWAALLKNPPQGEVREKLNRVNQFFNKRLEFKDDIVVWRQQDYWATPIEFLRKGAGDCEDYAIAKYLTLREMGVPASQLRITYVKALQLNQAHMVVTWYSTPNAIPLVLDNLKDAILPATQRPDLLPVYAFNGEGMWLPQAGGNKRVGDSKRLSRWQDLLTRMRAEGFVINE, from the coding sequence ATGCGCGGATTGATTGCAGCACCTCGCAACGCACGCTGGCCGTTCAGGGCATTGCCCTTCTGGCTGGCGTGGCTTCTGGCGATCTCGCCGGGGATTGAGGCGGACTGGGATTTTGTCGCGATTGATAACAGCACCCAGCGCCTCTACGGCGTTGCCACGCCGCAGGCTCAGCGCCGCATCGACGACTGGGCGGCGCTGTTGAAAAATCCCCCACAGGGGGAAGTGCGTGAAAAACTTAACCGGGTAAATCAATTTTTTAATAAACGTCTCGAATTTAAAGACGATATTGTGGTGTGGCGTCAGCAGGATTACTGGGCGACGCCCATCGAGTTTTTGCGCAAAGGTGCCGGCGACTGTGAAGATTACGCCATCGCTAAATACCTCACTTTGCGCGAAATGGGGGTTCCGGCCAGCCAGTTGCGGATCACCTACGTTAAAGCGTTGCAGTTAAATCAGGCGCATATGGTCGTCACCTGGTATTCGACACCGAATGCCATCCCTCTGGTGCTTGATAACTTAAAAGATGCGATTTTACCCGCTACCCAGCGTCCCGACCTGTTGCCCGTCTACGCCTTCAACGGCGAAGGCATGTGGCTGCCCCAGGCCGGGGGAAATAAACGCGTGGGTGACAGTAAACGTCTTTCCCGTTGGCAGGATCTTCTGACCCGAATGCGTGCAGAAGGATTTGTGATTAATGAATAG
- the thiI_1 gene encoding thiamine biosynthesis protein ThiI, whose protein sequence is MKFIIKLFPEITIKSQSVRLRFIKILTGNIRNVLKHYDENLAVVRHWDHIVVRAKR, encoded by the coding sequence ATGAAGTTTATCATTAAATTGTTCCCGGAAATCACAATTAAAAGCCAATCTGTGCGTTTGCGCTTTATTAAAATCCTGACCGGAAACATCCGTAACGTACTTAAACATTACGACGAAAACCTCGCCGTTGTCCGCCACTGGGACCATATCGTGGTCCGCGCCAAAAGATGA
- the csrD_2 gene encoding putative diguanylate cyclase (GGDEF) domain protein — translation MSLYKQLLIGICLFTLVIFCGNFFVSLESSREQYRNQLSAHAQDAATALGVSLTANIDDPTMVELMVSSIFDSGYFSRIRVVDIKTGKVIQERNDAPQSADVPGWFAELVHINPGQGDAIVSRGWEQVARVEVISHPMFALTRLWNNMIGSLLWLLGCSALGLLGAMLLLRRQLRPLNYIVEQATAISRREFLNLPALPKTPEFRRVIETINMMVTQLKALFNEQAQRTEALRQEAYNDSLTGLSNRRAFDIHLQSRLSDEENASGHLILIRLQDLAGLNQRTGGAKTDELLKAVATIMTHVQSRFFHGDGLLARVRGGEFALITPTILPQEMETLMGTLASQFKTLYETGMSDVTPGGAFRACGFLLWRHAASSADPR, via the coding sequence ATGTCCTTATATAAACAGCTACTGATCGGCATTTGTCTGTTCACGCTGGTGATTTTTTGCGGGAATTTCTTTGTCTCGCTGGAAAGCTCGCGTGAGCAGTACCGAAACCAGTTGAGCGCTCATGCCCAGGATGCCGCCACCGCACTTGGCGTCTCGTTAACCGCTAATATCGACGATCCCACCATGGTGGAATTAATGGTGAGTTCCATCTTCGACAGCGGCTATTTTTCCCGCATTCGGGTGGTGGATATCAAAACCGGCAAAGTGATTCAGGAACGCAACGACGCCCCTCAAAGCGCCGATGTGCCCGGCTGGTTCGCCGAACTGGTGCATATCAATCCCGGCCAGGGCGACGCCATCGTTTCGCGCGGGTGGGAGCAGGTCGCGCGGGTTGAAGTCATTAGCCATCCCATGTTCGCGCTGACGCGTCTGTGGAATAACATGATCGGCAGCCTGCTGTGGCTACTCGGCTGTAGCGCGCTTGGCCTGCTGGGGGCAATGCTGCTGTTACGCCGTCAGCTGCGTCCGCTGAATTACATCGTCGAGCAGGCTACCGCTATCAGCCGTCGAGAATTCCTCAATTTGCCTGCCCTGCCGAAAACGCCGGAGTTCCGCCGGGTCATTGAAACCATCAATATGATGGTCACCCAGCTCAAAGCGCTGTTTAACGAACAGGCCCAACGCACCGAAGCGCTGCGCCAGGAAGCCTATAACGATAGCCTGACCGGGCTCAGCAACCGTCGCGCTTTTGATATTCATCTGCAATCGCGCCTGAGTGATGAAGAGAACGCCTCGGGGCATCTTATTCTGATCCGCTTGCAGGATCTGGCGGGCCTGAACCAGCGGACGGGCGGCGCAAAAACAGATGAACTGCTCAAAGCGGTCGCCACTATTATGACGCACGTGCAAAGCCGTTTCTTCCACGGCGACGGGCTGCTGGCCCGCGTTCGCGGGGGCGAATTCGCTCTGATTACGCCGACCATTTTGCCTCAGGAAATGGAAACCCTGATGGGCACGTTGGCCTCACAGTTTAAAACGCTCTATGAAACCGGAATGAGCGACGTCACCCCCGGTGGCGCATTTCGCGCATGCGGATTTTTATTATGGCGACACGCCGCAAGCAGTGCTGATCCGCGCTGA
- the hlyD gene encoding hemolysin secretion protein D produces the protein MRIAEVFHRLGRWLLGDKNSNQFTTSEVNKALLDDTPRVVRLTLWAILAFFIAAIAWASLAEIDEVTRGEGKAIPSSRLQKIQNLEGGIVAEVYAREGEVVQAGAPLLRLDDTRFKSNAGETEADRMALEARIQRLTAQLNDAESLTISEEIQKNAPDIAQGELELFASMKKRIQSEIAGLDEQLVQKKQELLDFEAKKVQYRNSLGLLQQEISMSEPLVAKGAISKVEVLRLRRSEVETRGQLDSVGLAIPRAQAAINEIESKVAETRGRYRSEALAQLNEARTDLSKLEASGKAIEDRVNRTLVTSPVRGIVQQMLVNTIGGVIQPGNDLVEIVPLDDSLLVEAKIRPQDIAFLHPGQQAVVKFTAYDYTIYGGLQGKLEQISPDTVTDKEGNSFYVIRLRTDKNHLGSNEKPLLIIRVWWRRWISSPARKLSLNI, from the coding sequence ATGCGAATCGCTGAGGTTTTTCACCGCCTGGGCCGCTGGCTGCTGGGCGATAAAAACAGCAATCAATTTACCACCAGCGAAGTTAACAAAGCGCTGCTGGACGACACGCCACGCGTGGTGCGCCTGACATTATGGGCGATCCTGGCGTTTTTTATCGCCGCTATCGCCTGGGCTTCGCTGGCGGAGATCGACGAAGTGACGCGCGGCGAAGGGAAAGCCATCCCCTCTTCCCGTCTGCAAAAAATTCAGAACCTGGAAGGCGGGATCGTGGCGGAAGTGTACGCCCGCGAAGGCGAAGTGGTTCAGGCGGGTGCGCCGCTGCTGCGTCTTGACGATACGCGTTTTAAATCCAATGCGGGTGAAACTGAAGCCGATCGCATGGCGCTGGAAGCGCGTATCCAGCGGTTGACCGCCCAGCTTAACGACGCGGAAAGCCTGACCATTTCCGAGGAGATCCAGAAGAATGCGCCAGACATCGCCCAGGGCGAGCTGGAACTGTTCGCCAGCATGAAAAAGCGCATTCAGAGCGAAATTGCCGGTCTGGATGAGCAACTGGTACAAAAGAAACAGGAACTGCTGGATTTCGAAGCCAAGAAAGTGCAGTACCGCAACAGTCTGGGCCTGCTGCAACAGGAAATCAGCATGTCCGAACCGCTGGTGGCGAAGGGCGCAATCTCTAAAGTGGAAGTGTTGCGCCTGCGCCGTTCCGAAGTCGAGACGCGTGGGCAACTGGATTCGGTGGGGTTAGCCATCCCCCGCGCCCAGGCAGCGATCAATGAAATCGAGAGCAAGGTAGCAGAAACCCGTGGCCGCTATCGCAGCGAAGCCCTGGCGCAGTTAAATGAAGCGCGTACCGACCTCAGCAAACTGGAAGCCTCCGGCAAAGCGATAGAAGACCGGGTAAACCGTACGCTGGTGACCTCGCCGGTGCGCGGTATTGTGCAACAAATGCTGGTCAATACCATTGGCGGGGTGATCCAGCCGGGCAACGATCTGGTGGAAATTGTCCCGCTGGACGACAGCCTGCTGGTGGAAGCGAAAATCCGCCCGCAGGATATCGCGTTTTTGCATCCCGGCCAGCAAGCGGTGGTGAAATTCACGGCCTACGACTACACCATCTACGGCGGGCTGCAAGGCAAACTGGAACAAATCAGCCCGGATACGGTGACGGACAAGGAAGGTAACAGCTTCTACGTGATCCGCCTGCGTACCGATAAAAACCATCTTGGCAGTAATGAGAAACCGCTGCTTATTATTCGGGTATGGTGGCGTCGGTGGATATCATCACCGGCAAGAAAACTATCCTTGAATATTTGA
- the yfgF_1 gene encoding putative diguanylate cyclase (GGDEF) domain protein: MLIRADNLLAMAETEMSYFASQSRSLVVVTDDDHHTWHHRLAAVLQTESFELYSQPVYQCNSRQVILHHKILARIKAQNGDIIPAGRFMPWIHRLGLGKRMDQVMVRQTLREMAKSQDNFALSISGESVADDASLDALLSPLKSAPHLASRLTLELDENELPDPERVSAIMTRLKEAGCNLGIQHFGGRFHLIGNLPQWGLAWIKVDGSYIRNLNKEEDKKLFIQAIYWATRQINLPLIAERVETMGELAELEKIGLYGAMGRFFGDASTMRQSTTAATDKPHHPAEIR, translated from the coding sequence GTGCTGATCCGCGCTGATAACCTGCTTGCCATGGCGGAAACGGAAATGAGCTATTTCGCCAGCCAGTCCCGCTCGCTGGTGGTGGTCACCGATGACGACCATCACACCTGGCATCATCGTCTGGCGGCAGTATTGCAGACAGAATCCTTCGAGCTCTACTCACAGCCGGTCTACCAGTGCAACTCCCGACAGGTTATTTTGCACCATAAAATCCTGGCGCGTATCAAAGCGCAAAACGGCGACATTATTCCGGCAGGACGTTTTATGCCGTGGATACATCGCCTTGGCTTAGGTAAGCGCATGGACCAGGTGATGGTGAGACAAACACTGCGCGAAATGGCGAAATCCCAGGACAACTTTGCCCTGAGCATCAGCGGCGAAAGCGTAGCCGACGACGCCAGCCTGGATGCATTACTCAGTCCGCTGAAAAGTGCGCCGCATCTCGCATCGCGTCTGACTCTGGAACTGGATGAGAACGAACTGCCCGATCCGGAGCGCGTCAGCGCCATCATGACTCGCCTGAAAGAAGCTGGCTGCAATCTGGGTATTCAGCACTTCGGCGGACGTTTTCACCTTATCGGCAACCTGCCGCAATGGGGTCTGGCGTGGATCAAAGTGGACGGCAGTTACATTCGCAACTTGAATAAAGAAGAAGACAAGAAACTATTCATCCAGGCGATCTACTGGGCGACCCGGCAGATTAATTTACCGCTGATTGCCGAGCGCGTCGAAACCATGGGCGAGCTGGCAGAGCTGGAAAAAATTGGTTTGTACGGCGCAATGGGACGGTTCTTTGGCGATGCCAGCACGATGCGCCAGTCCACTACAGCCGCGACGGATAAGCCCCATCACCCGGCAGAAATCCGCTAA
- the ispA gene encoding geranyltranstransferase, which translates to MDFHVTMKAQAERATDALRQFISALPFQNTPLVEAMHYGTLLGGKRLRPFLVYATGEMFAVSPQALDAPAAAIECIHAYSLMHDDLPAMDNDDLRRGQPTCHIKFGEANAILAGDALQTLAFSILSDAPMPGVALADRLSLISELAMASGIAGMCGGQALDLDAEGKQVSLDALERIHRHKTGALIRAAVRMGALCAGEAGREALPLLDRYAESIGLAFQVQDDILDVVGDTATLGKRQGADQHLGKSTYPALLGLEQAREKAQALCDDALAALRELSSQQMDTRTLEALANYIIQRDK; encoded by the coding sequence ATGGATTTTCACGTTACGATGAAGGCCCAGGCGGAACGGGCTACCGACGCGCTGCGTCAGTTTATTAGCGCGCTGCCGTTTCAGAACACTCCGCTGGTTGAGGCCATGCACTACGGCACACTATTAGGCGGTAAGCGGCTACGTCCGTTTCTGGTTTACGCAACCGGCGAGATGTTTGCCGTTTCGCCCCAGGCGCTGGATGCGCCCGCGGCGGCCATCGAATGCATCCACGCTTATTCGCTGATGCATGACGATCTTCCGGCGATGGATAACGATGATTTACGCCGCGGCCAACCGACTTGCCACATAAAATTTGGCGAAGCGAACGCTATTTTGGCGGGCGATGCGCTGCAAACGCTGGCGTTCTCTATACTGAGTGATGCCCCCATGCCGGGCGTGGCGTTAGCCGATCGTCTTAGTCTGATTTCTGAACTGGCGATGGCCAGCGGGATCGCGGGTATGTGCGGTGGTCAGGCGTTGGATCTGGACGCGGAAGGCAAGCAGGTATCGCTGGATGCGCTGGAACGCATTCACCGTCATAAAACCGGCGCGCTGATCCGTGCCGCTGTTCGAATGGGCGCGCTGTGCGCGGGTGAAGCGGGCCGCGAAGCCCTGCCCCTCCTCGATCGGTACGCGGAAAGTATCGGCCTGGCGTTCCAGGTACAGGATGACATTCTGGATGTGGTGGGGGATACTGCCACGCTGGGTAAACGTCAGGGTGCCGATCAGCACCTCGGGAAAAGCACCTATCCTGCATTGCTGGGCCTTGAGCAAGCCCGTGAAAAAGCGCAGGCGCTGTGTGACGATGCCCTTGCCGCACTCCGGGAATTATCCTCACAACAGATGGATACCCGCACACTGGAAGCGTTAGCGAATTACATCATCCAACGTGACAAATAA
- the xseB gene encoding exonuclease VII, with product MPKKNDLPASFETALQELEQIVSRLESGALPLEEALNEFERGVQLARQGQVKLQQAEQRVQILLSESEDAPLSPFQPDAE from the coding sequence ATGCCGAAGAAAAACGACCTCCCCGCCAGCTTTGAGACGGCGTTGCAGGAGCTTGAGCAGATTGTCAGCCGTCTGGAAAGTGGCGCATTGCCGCTTGAAGAGGCGCTTAACGAATTCGAACGGGGCGTGCAACTGGCGCGCCAGGGGCAGGTCAAACTGCAACAGGCTGAGCAACGTGTGCAGATCCTGCTGTCAGAAAGTGAAGACGCCCCGCTCTCCCCTTTCCAACCGGATGCGGAATAA